From the Labeo rohita strain BAU-BD-2019 chromosome 21, IGBB_LRoh.1.0, whole genome shotgun sequence genome, the window ATTATTCTTTCAGTTGCTTTATTTATTGACTCATCTGACTTTGTGCCTTTTTCTCTAATATTTCGCAGCTTTGACATTCCACATTAGCTATAAATGGGTCATTATGTTTCCTCTACTGAGCTGCTGATTACATGGTTAAGGGTCTGATTACACAAGCTCTATTTGAATGAATACAAAGCATTACAATCATTCATAACCATGCTATTGAATGGGCCTAGGTTAATTGCGTTGGGGTCTGGCTTGCCATCTTTACAGCTGTGAGTGAAGCATTGTGCTGCCGCAAAGGAGAGAATGCAGTGTGTGGCCTGAGGTACAGCGTATAAAACACAGCAGTCAGGTACattaaaagttttcatcccctcAGCCCAAGCTCTCACAACATCTGCGTCAGCTATTGCTGTGGCCTGAGTCATCTACCCTGTTtgttaagttattttttaacaggGACATTTTATGCAGTCATACCCTAAGAAGAAGATGAATACTTGATCAATTACATTAGACGCTCAATAGGACTGTCTTGAATATTGTGTAATTTGATTGGCTTCCATTTAGGACTACAAACTATAAGACAAACACATCCCACCCAATACTGAGAATAGTGGTCAATCAGTATATGTGTTTTTCAATACCGATTCCTACAGTGTATCTTAAATGACGTAATGTGATAAAGGTACAAGCGATAAAAGTTATCTCTTCCAAGTAAATCCATTTGTATTTGCCCTAACCAGAGAAGTTTGACAGGGCACTTTGATGATCCCTTCTAATCAGGGATGCACAATATGTCAGTGGTCAGTCAGTTTTGGGCAATAAAGCCTTTTTCTTTTTGAAGTTATCATTATCGATCTGGGGTCTGTTTTCCAAAAGCATCGATACTTGACAATGGTCGCAAGTTTCGCTGAACTTTGAATGCTACAAAATATACTTAAGCCAATAAATTACAGACAAATGATccaaaatataagttttttgtttacatatgtatgtatactgtgcatatttattatgtatatataaatacacacacatacatgtatatattaaggaaaatatgttagatttatatatatgtatatatttatatatactgtgtataaattatatacacagtatacacacatatagtatctaaacatatattttgaatgtgattaatcgtgattaatcattttgcagccctagtatttacatgtatatatttctatttatataatatattatataaaataaaatataatatattatatattttaaaaaaataaaatacaatatatgatatattatatctaaatatttttaatatattacgttttttcttaaatatatacatgcatgtgtgcgtatttatatatacataataaatatacacagcacttgtatatatgtatagatttatattcatatatttgatattatacataaatatttttaatatataaacaaacatttttcttaaacatgcatgcatgtgtgtgtatttatacataataaatatacacagtacacacacatacattatgtaaacaaaaacttttattttgaatgcaattaatcgtgattaatcgttttgcagcccaagtatttacatgtatagatttatattcatataattgatattatatataaatatttttaatatataaacatataaacatttttcttaaacatatgcatgcatgtgtgtgtatgtatacataataaatatacacagtacacacacgtatattttgtaaacaaaaacttttattttaatgtgattaatcgtgattaatcgcgattaatcgttttgcagccctagtatttacatgtatatatttatattcatattattgatattatatataaatatttttaatatataaacatgaacatttttcttcaatatatacatgcaaatgtgtatttatatatacatagtaaatatacacacacattatgtaaacaaaaattattttggatgcgattaatcgcaattaatcgcaattaatcgtttgacagcactagtttgGCAGCATTATTTCTAGTTGCTCTACCtcataaatatatgttttttagaGCACGTAAAAGTTAGTTTTTCAAATCTTTGGCAcacagtcatttttgttttgttcatttatttattacgtAGGCAtgtataattttctttctttttgtttgttaaatgctTGCAGGATCAGAAAGATTCTTTTCGGCAGTTGCAcgaaaataatctttaaaaatttaaagcagttgtCAATGTGAAGTTTAAATTTGGACTTTTAAGGTGAGCATTTTCTATATTCAGTCTTACAAAAGGTAGACCAACATATTGGTAATTGGcttcaaaaatctaaatatgtaTGACCTAAAATTTCCATTTTGCGCATCCCTATTTCTATTTCTGTGGCCTCATACTGcttcaaaatgtcatttgttgTTCCAAAATGTATCCTCAAAACTACTGTACATAAGGGGTTTTGAGTTCAGTATGGAGAGACAAATTGCTGATACTGGTCATTGAAACAGGATAGCTAGTAAATTTTGATggatttatattttgcaaaatgcaCGGCAAATATACATGgcggggaaaaaaagactgtcaAGGAGGAATGAGCAAAATGAGAGTGTTGCAATAACAATAATTTGCCTTAATTTGAAAAATCTTGACTTAATTAgacaaaaatgttggaggagCGCAAAGTGCACGTGGTTGACAGAATGTGGGAGTCACACATTTGTAGATGAATAGGTTGATAAAACCAGAGGGTCAGGGAAAACATGATTTGACGTGAGTCCTCAGTGAAGACTGTGACACAGGTGCAGAGAAGCTGGAAGATAGTTTAACTTAAAGGTGGACCTGATGTTGAAGAGGTTACAGTGATTGACAGGAGCCGATGTGGAGGCAGCGACAGACAAATTCACTTATTTCAGCTTTTACGAGACCTCTGCAAACACAGGTCATATGTTATAGGAACAGATGGAGACAACAAACTACAGAGAACTGACAATGCTTAGTAACCGTCACACACtgtgtttgcattttatttgctTGGAGATCAATGGTAGCGTATTACCGCAGATAGCATCCGGTTCACTGAAAAGCTGTGTGACTGAATTTACTCCTAACGGAAAAAAACTTCTCAAAACAGGAGGAAGCAAATCGATTCATTTATGTCCAGTGGGCTTATTTGCTAAGTCATTTTGTGGGTGATTTCCATCACCCTAATGGTTACTTTGGGAACAGTAATTAAGCAAGTAGTGCTAACATTGAGCCACCTGTCCCTTGCCTTTTTCTTACCCCATCTGACTGGCCGCTCTGCCTCTTTCCTACACATTTCGTGTTTGACTGAGTATCAGAGTGTTACATAAAAGTTTGTGGTTGCTCCTCTTCAAGGATGCATATATTTGATGCAGTAAATATGATACCAGTAATATTCAGAGataaaattacaattgtaaataactgtttctatttaaaatgtaattaatttctatgatgccaaagctgaattttaatcCAGTTACTCCAGTGTCCTTcggaaatgattctaatatgctgatttgctgctcaagaagcatttcttgttattattaatgttgaaaacagctgtggcGCCTAATATTTTGTCttaactgtcattttaaatcaatttaatgcatccttgctgaataaacgtattcatttcttttgaaCGCTAGTGTACGCTTGTTTTGGATTACAGTGTATCATAACCtgaatttcaaaaacaaaacaataacacagATAAGAGTGTATATCATGGGGACGGACTGCGACACGCTGCTAGGATAACGTTTGGTGTGTGGTGGTGTGTGGCCAACTGTTGGCTTGGTGCAGCAACCATAAGAGTGGAACGGATTTGAGATGTGCCATATTGCCATTCCAAGCCAGGATAAAAGAGAAACCACGGGCTGTCCGTGGCAAGCTAGCATGGTCCGTTAGAGACATGTTTTTCTCCTTAGCTTTGGATGGGAAGTGAGTCATTGCTGCTAATACTGAATGAAAACGCTGCTATGTAATTTCAGCGCTTTTGGGACGTGAAGGTCGGGTGCTTCCATGGGCCCAGCAAGAGATGTGTGCGGCAGGGAAGGTTTGGCAGGCGTGAGGTAAAGCAGCCTGGTGCAGTGTGGCCCCTGGTTTGggaaggagaaagagagagcgagtgAGGGAGCGAGGGAgcgaaagagagaaagaggctGGCTGTGGTCCGCTGGCGCCACAGACCCCTGAGCTGGGGAGAATGCGGGGGCTGCGCTCCTGCCTTTGAAGCTTTACCTCCCACTAATTCTGGCCTTCCAATTTCCACACACTGCGTAGATCCCCTCCACCACCCCCTATCCTCTCCTCTCTCCCTCCCTGTCCCTTTGTTTCCCTTATAAGGACTGGCCCGGCCATTTCCTCAGCTTTTCTCAGTGGggttgtgtgtgtgggtgtttgtGGATGTCTCTGTTGTGGACGGGGGGCAGCCAATAAAAAACAAGAGTTGAGTTTTTGGCGTTGGGATTCTGTCATGAGGTAAAATTCTGTGTCCGGTCGTTCAGCGGCGTTCTGTCATGTCTCATATTTCACGGCGTGACTGACAGCGGGTCTCTTTGGATTATGTTACGAAACAGGCGCCTTTTCAAGTTTGCTAATGTGATGTAAAGTACACTTCGGTGAGATTTTAAACATTCTAACAGATAAAGTGTTAATGAATTATGCCGTGCCATCATAAACTACCGttaatacatttgaattattCTGGGATAAAACACTGTACGATATAATTAGGCCCCTGGGgaggtaacagggttgacagttttactgtttttttttttttttttacaagccTTTACAAGCCTTGCACTTAGGTCATGAAACTACATATGTGCTTCTtagaaataaaacttaattttgataaagaTATTCACTTATcagttataagcaaaaacatgataacatggTTGACATTTTAAGATTGGTGACCACtctcaaaagtaatgataaaacAGAATCATTAACTCTCCTTGGAAAGTTCACTTCGTGAATATATGATGACattataataaagttttttggaTTCATGAATCATTAATTTAGACGCAAACAATGagggtaacagggttgacataTAACTTGGgtgctaaaactaaaatctaaatactgtATACAGAGAGCGAATTCAAACAAAATAGcttttatttccatattttgttgataacactttacaataaggttcattagttaacatgaactaaaaatgaacaacaacatttattaattttagttaatgctAATTTACTAATGCGttgttaaaatcacaagttgcgtttgttaatattagttaatgctttgtgaactaacatgaacaacagtgaatgacttttttatttaaaggggtcatcgggtgcaaagttcacttttacatgttgtttgaacattaatgtgtgttggcagtgtatgtacaaatctaccttataatgataaaaatccatgctgtggtttttaattaatctgtaaaaataatatcccctttttcaaattgagccattctcagatgcctgtcggtgtggcgtcacctgatagttgattgacatgagcgtcttacctcagatcagctgtaacagtcagaactccattgtttcgatgccggagcagggatgtaaattagacaagagtATCTCCAATTgaacgattgaggtgttgtgttgctggatgtaataatgaacatagtggtcgtcatttactcccgacatctgagccgctgaagatgcagtggattacgtttgtttgtgaagggaatgcgcctcttGATCttcatatatctgtctatgttcgagCGAATCATTCGTAATCCAGCTTctttacagcagaagtgagtataagggtaaTGTGCTAGTTatcaagtttagcggctaaatgcggctaaagtaaacaggctcgtcactctacagagagaagagaggggcggggcgagcaaagctcattaacatttaaagcaacctcgaccagaacaggatgatttttgcagagcttattttggcaaggtaaaaagggtgttgttttacactaccattgagaatttttaacccaggtatattatagacttttcattaagaccctaaagaatcatatcaacttgtggaaaatgggcatccgatgacccctttaactaacattaactaagattaataaatagtgtaataaatgtattgctcattatTTGTccatgttaatacattaacttatgttaacacctttttgtgaagtgttaccattttgtttgtttttttgttttttttcaaattgtggatatgttataaaacaaagaaaacacacaaaaatagcaCATAGTAAATGATGGCATCAGCtgaatttaacattaatttaatcaaaccGGTCACAATAGTGActgtaaaaaaagttttcatttattaagCTCTACAAACTTATAGACTTATGTTTTAGTGCACTTTctgcaaatatggaaaaaaaaaaaataaaaataaagggtcTCATTTATATATGTGCAGGTTAGTGCAAACTGTCACATGAGCAAAGCAGTTTAATTCCTGTTTGCACCTTGAGAAGATGATGGCTGCATCAAAGCTCCAAAACGAAAGGCtagtaatgttaaaataaagatATGACAAAGATTTTTGGTACACATTATCTTTAAGGTGTCTAGTATTAATATATGAATTCACATATATTCAGTTTTGTTGAGTGTGGTCATAGCATGATTAAACATGTTGATGGTCACAATAGTGACTGGTGGGATAACAGTAAATTTATGCATACATATAAATCCAATTGCAGTTGTTAGGGAAAAttgggtcccactttatattaggtggtcttaactactatgtacttgcatcaaaaaaaaagtacaatgtacttattgcggtcatattgtattgcaaaacactttgcTTTCATTAAGGTGagatatgggtaaggttagggacaggtttgttGGTATGAGTAGGTTTAAGgatgggttaaggtgtaagggatgggtcaacagtgtaattataaatgtaattacagaaattaattacagatgtaattacatatgTACAATGTAATAActtgtatgtacacaataagtgcattgtaccaaatgattaatttaaatgtaagtacatagtagttaaagccacttaatataaagtgggactgAAAATTGCactaaaatgttgaaatgaaaaaattGCACTAAAGAATGATTACTCTGACTACTTTACATCTTCATAACACAGCAACTTCATAGCACAGCAGCTCTATGCAATCATAGATTACCAAGGGTATCAACGTAACATTTAGATTCAAATAAAGTGGCAGTGAAATATGTAGCAAACGTATACCTATGGGAGAGTAATGCCTTGCACTCTTCAGAGTACTTACTTCATGTGCTCTGGCCTTCAAAGTGAGTAATACATAGTTCTGCTCTGTTTCAAAGAGAATTCTTCCAGTACTCTCACTGTTACTGcagtgaataaatgaatgaaataacaGACAGGTGATCGGGTTTATGCTTGCACAGGTGACATCACATGTTTAAAGGGGCTGTGATTGATTTCATCCAGAAGGACTGCGCTGAAGTTTGATTTGCACTTGCCTGAGACAAATTGATTTATTCACAATAAACTgatgttattaatttttttttccgatACACAAACTGTCTTGATAAAGAGAAGTTAATTGGTTCCTTCAGTCAAGCTTAGTGTACAGTATGTTATACTGTCTGCTTTACCTTGAGTGAAGCGACTCTCATCTTTTACACAAACAGTAAGTCGTGCTTTTCAGAAAAGTAAACCAATTTGCTGTGGAAAATTACTAATTgtcaaataatgttttcatggGTGACTTTTTTgccatattttattattcaagGTGCTTTTTGTCACAGCGTCTGGCTGTGCTACTGTTCACATCTATCGCGTTTTTGCTTTACTCCCTCTACATAGAGTTTGAAGATAAATGTACATATTGATTTCTCAGGCACAGTAGGGGCATCGGTACAGCACTCAATAAAATGTTGGAGCCATGCGAAAGAAAGGCCCAAATCGGCGCTCACTGTTCTCAGTCGCTGCTTTTTTGTTGTCAAGGTCTCTTTTAAGCATCAGAACACTTTCAACATctttccatctctctctctctttctgtctttgtgTGTTAGTTTACAGGTTGCCGGCGGAAAGATGTGGATGAGGGCTGAAGTCTAGAGCTGAGGGCACTGGGGTCTGCCTGCCACTGGCCGGCCTTTTTGCCCGTTAAGGGGAGGCTCCACCCTCACCTGGGTACTGAGTGGATTGCGAGTGCTGCCTGGCTCCTCCCTCGCCAGCCCCCGTCCCCTCCCCAACCCCGCCCCCCCTCCCACGCTCACACCCCGGGGCTGGACCATGTCTGGCGGACAGCCGGAGGGCAGCCGGACACCCAAGGCCCAGGACCAGGACACGGACCAGGACCAGGACAAGCGCAGTTGTGGGGAGGACAGCCCCGTTATCGAACGCCGCAACCGGAGCGGCATCATCAGCGAGCCCCTCAGCAAGAGCCTGAAGAGGTCTCGCACCCTCTCGCAGTACACCGCCGCGTGCCCCCAGACGGCCAACGGACTGAAACACAACGGCCAGGCCAAGAGCCACGCGGCCAAGCCCCAGCCCGCTCAGCAGCAGCCGCAGCAGCCTTCCGCCTCGGCCTTGGTGCCGAGCAAGCTGGACCGAACCCTGGAGCAGGTGTTGGAAGGACAGAACGGCCTGTTGCACTTTGCCCAGGCAGCTGCGCTGCTTAAGCGGGCGGGCATGGAGCACATGTTGCTGCCGGGGGGAATGGGCGTGGGCGGGGGCGAGGTGGGGACGGTCGACCTGGAAGGGGCGTCGGTGGCTGACACTGTCGGGGGTCACACAGACTTCCCGTACGGCGTGGGTGGCGGCTTCCCCTTCAACCCAGGGCTGTTCATCATGACGCCGGCCGGAGTCTTCCTCGCCGACAGCGCGCTGCACATGGCCGGCTTGACGGAGTACCCAGTGCAAAGCGAGCTGGCCTCTGCCATCAGCTCCGGGAAGAAGAAACGGAAACGCTGTGGGATGTGCCCACCTTGCCGGCGCAGGATTAACTGCGAGCAGTGCAGCAGTTGCCGGAACCGCAAGACGGGCCACCAGATCTGCAAGTTCCGCAAGTGCGAGGAGCTCAAGAAGA encodes:
- the cxxc5a gene encoding CXXC-type zinc finger protein 5 isoform X1; translation: MSGGQPEGSRTPKAQDQDTDQDQDKRSCGEDSPVIERRNRSGIISEPLSKSLKRSRTLSQYTAACPQTANGLKHNGQAKSHAAKPQPAQQQPQQPSASALVPSKLDRTLEQVLEGQNGLLHFAQAAALLKRAGMEHMLLPGGMGVGGGEVGTVDLEGASVADTVGGHTDFPYGVGGGFPFNPGLFIMTPAGVFLADSALHMAGLTEYPVQSELASAISSGKKKRKRCGMCPPCRRRINCEQCSSCRNRKTGHQICKFRKCEELKKKPSAALEKVMLPTGAAFRWFQ
- the cxxc5a gene encoding CXXC-type zinc finger protein 5 isoform X2, which encodes MSGGQPEGSRTPKAQDQDTDQDQDKRSCGEDSPVIERRNRSGIISEPLSKSLKRSRTLSQYTAACPQTANGLKHNGQAKSHAAKPQPAQQQPQQPSASALVPSKLDRTLEQVLEGQNGLLHFAQAAALLKRAGMEHMLLPGGMGVGGGEVGTVDLEGASVADTVGGHTDFPYGVGGGFPFNPGLFIMTPAGVFLADSALHMAGLTEYPVQSELASAISSGKKKRKRCGMCPPCRRRINCEQCSSCRNRKTGHQICKFRKCEELKKKPSAALEVMLPTGAAFRWFQ